In Achromobacter spanius, the following proteins share a genomic window:
- a CDS encoding TerC family protein: MEWLLDPAAWVGLLTLVVLEIVLGIDNLIFIAILADKLPPEQRDRARVLGLSLALIMRLGLLSVMSWLVTLTTPLFSVGPLSPSGRDLILMVGGLFLLFKGTMELHERLEGGFHSGSSGPRVYASFWVIVTQIVVLDAVFSLDSVITAVGMVDHLAIMMIAVVIAIGIMLIASKPLTRFVNAHPTVVVLCLGFLLMIGFSLLAEAFGFKVPKGYLYAAIGFSVAIEALNQVARRNLLKLDARRPMRERTASAVLRMLGKRPPASDEADLPNMDGPAMPAFGVEERNMVSGVLTLAERSIRSIMTPRTDVSWINIDDDPDLIRHQLTEAPHSFFPVCRGSLDEVLGIARAKDLVADLITEGRVRRNRLRDPIIVHESIGILRLMDTLKRSRGQLVLVADEFGAIEGLVTPIDVFEAIAGEFPDEDELPDIVADGDNTWKIDGAADLHHVEQVLETEGLVDDAQEFSTLAGYLLSRFGHLPKPGDVCEYEIHYQHFRFEVLEMDGRRIALVRVEKRPQEMLSDEAPLAND, translated from the coding sequence ATGGAGTGGCTGCTGGACCCCGCCGCGTGGGTCGGCTTGCTTACCCTGGTCGTCCTTGAGATCGTCCTGGGCATTGATAACCTGATTTTCATCGCCATCCTGGCGGACAAGCTTCCCCCCGAGCAACGCGACCGCGCTCGCGTCCTGGGGTTGAGCCTTGCGCTGATCATGCGCCTGGGTTTGCTGTCCGTCATGTCGTGGCTGGTCACCTTGACCACACCCTTGTTTTCGGTCGGCCCCTTGTCCCCGTCGGGACGCGATCTGATCCTGATGGTGGGCGGCTTGTTCCTGCTGTTCAAGGGCACGATGGAACTGCACGAGCGCCTGGAAGGCGGGTTTCACAGTGGCTCGTCAGGCCCGCGCGTGTACGCCAGCTTCTGGGTGATCGTGACGCAGATCGTGGTGCTGGACGCGGTGTTCTCGCTGGACTCGGTCATCACGGCCGTGGGCATGGTGGACCACCTGGCCATCATGATGATTGCCGTCGTCATCGCCATCGGCATCATGCTGATCGCCTCCAAGCCGCTGACGCGCTTCGTCAACGCGCATCCCACCGTGGTGGTGCTGTGCCTGGGCTTCTTGCTGATGATCGGTTTCTCGCTGCTGGCCGAAGCGTTTGGCTTCAAGGTGCCCAAGGGCTATCTGTATGCGGCCATCGGCTTCTCGGTAGCCATTGAAGCGTTGAATCAGGTGGCGCGCCGCAACCTGCTCAAGCTGGACGCCCGCCGTCCCATGCGGGAACGCACCGCCTCGGCCGTGCTGCGCATGCTGGGCAAGCGCCCGCCCGCCAGCGACGAGGCCGATCTGCCCAACATGGACGGCCCGGCCATGCCGGCCTTCGGCGTTGAAGAGCGCAACATGGTCAGCGGGGTGCTGACCCTGGCCGAACGTTCCATCCGGTCCATCATGACGCCGCGCACGGATGTGTCGTGGATCAATATCGATGACGACCCGGACCTGATTCGCCACCAATTGACCGAGGCGCCGCATAGCTTCTTCCCCGTCTGCCGGGGTTCGCTGGACGAGGTGCTGGGCATTGCGCGCGCCAAGGACCTGGTTGCGGACCTGATTACCGAGGGCCGCGTGCGCCGCAATCGCCTGCGCGACCCCATCATCGTGCACGAGTCCATCGGCATCCTGCGCCTGATGGATACGCTCAAGCGCTCACGGGGCCAACTGGTGCTGGTGGCCGACGAGTTCGGCGCCATTGAAGGCCTGGTCACGCCGATTGATGTATTCGAAGCCATCGCCGGTGAGTTCCCCGACGAGGACGAACTGCCCGACATCGTGGCCGACGGCGACAACACCTGGAAGATCGACGGCGCGGCTGACCTGCACCACGTTGAGCAGGTGCTGGAAACCGAAGGCCTGGTGGACGACGCGCAGGAATTCTCGACGCTGGCGGGCTACCTGCTGTCGCGCTTCGGCCACCTGCCCAAGCCGGGCGATGTTTGCGAATACGAAATTCATTACCAGCATTTCCGCTTCGAGGTGCTGGAGATGGACGGTCGCCGGATCGCGCTGGTGCGCGTTGAAAAGCGGCCGCAGGAAATGCTGTCGGACGAAGCCCCCCTGGCCAACGATTAA
- a CDS encoding undecaprenyl-diphosphate phosphatase yields MTDNALYLIKAFILGILEGLTEFIPVSSTGHLILVGDWINFQSSDGKVFEVVIQLGSILAVMWVFRARLLQLIRGTLTGVASEVAFTRNLIIAFLPAAVIGAIFIKTIKSVFYHPGVVVVTLVVGGLIMLYVERKTHHTPGDAPGAADDTASDERASAHTLEQITWKQALGVGVAQCFAMIPGTSRSGATIIGGMIAGIQRKTATEFSFFLAMPTMLGAAVFDMYKNFGVLTQHDLSGIAVGFIAAFLSAMVVVRAVLRFVANHTYRVFAWYRIVFGGVVAAWIFTR; encoded by the coding sequence GTGACTGATAACGCGCTCTACCTGATCAAGGCCTTCATCCTTGGCATTCTTGAAGGCCTGACCGAGTTCATCCCCGTGTCCAGCACCGGCCACCTGATCCTGGTGGGCGACTGGATCAATTTCCAGTCCAGCGATGGCAAGGTGTTCGAGGTGGTGATCCAGCTTGGCTCGATCCTGGCGGTGATGTGGGTGTTCCGCGCGCGGCTGCTCCAGCTGATCCGCGGCACGCTGACCGGCGTGGCCAGCGAGGTCGCGTTCACCCGCAACCTGATCATCGCGTTCCTGCCGGCGGCAGTCATCGGCGCGATCTTCATCAAGACCATCAAGTCGGTGTTCTATCACCCGGGCGTGGTGGTCGTGACGCTGGTGGTGGGCGGGTTGATCATGCTGTATGTCGAGCGCAAGACCCACCACACGCCGGGCGATGCACCGGGCGCGGCGGACGATACGGCATCCGATGAACGGGCGTCGGCGCACACGCTGGAGCAGATCACCTGGAAGCAGGCGTTGGGCGTGGGGGTGGCGCAGTGCTTTGCGATGATCCCGGGCACGTCGCGGTCGGGCGCCACGATCATTGGCGGGATGATTGCCGGCATTCAGCGCAAGACGGCAACGGAGTTCTCGTTCTTCCTGGCCATGCCCACGATGCTTGGCGCGGCCGTCTTTGATATGTACAAGAACTTCGGCGTGCTGACCCAGCATGATTTGTCGGGCATCGCCGTGGGCTTCATCGCGGCGTTCCTGAGCGCGATGGTGGTTGTGCGCGCGGTGCTGCGATTTGTGGCGAACCATACGTATAGAGTGTTCGCGTGGTACCGGATCGTGTTCGGCGGGGTTGTGGCGGCGTGGATTTTTACGCGCTGA
- a CDS encoding DUF1513 domain-containing protein, translating into MVIDRRRFLSMAAALGLSPVAARAALPADGGPLYLSARKRGGRDEAVLLDEAGHDRLVVPMPARGHSFAIDSASQRAVVFGRQPGFFAVAFSLREGGEPQALPVPDERHFFGHGAFVEGGRLLTATENDFEAGRGVLGIYDASPGGAWRRVGEFDSGGIGPHEVVLMPDGKTLCVANGGILTHPDYGKLELNLDTMRPSLAYIDAASGQLLEKVELAPALHRLSIRHLALAADGCVWFGCQYMGPAADRPALVGRHRRGAPLELFEGPAETLRNMRNYVGSVTVDAAGGIIATSSPVGGQVIYWDAASGRCLGTTQLADGCGVAPAPQAGFLVSSGLGAMLRTDAAGHETPVLPPSREQSWDNHFRIVPA; encoded by the coding sequence ATGGTGATTGACCGCCGCCGCTTCTTGTCGATGGCTGCGGCGCTGGGCCTGTCGCCCGTTGCCGCGCGGGCCGCGCTTCCGGCCGACGGCGGCCCGCTGTACCTGAGCGCACGCAAGCGCGGTGGACGTGACGAAGCCGTGCTGCTGGACGAGGCCGGGCACGACCGTCTGGTGGTGCCGATGCCCGCGCGCGGCCACAGCTTTGCCATTGATTCCGCTAGCCAGCGCGCCGTGGTGTTCGGCCGTCAGCCGGGGTTTTTCGCCGTGGCGTTTTCGCTGCGCGAGGGCGGCGAGCCCCAGGCGCTGCCGGTGCCCGACGAACGCCATTTCTTCGGCCATGGCGCGTTCGTGGAGGGCGGACGGCTGTTGACCGCCACGGAAAATGATTTCGAGGCCGGGCGCGGCGTGCTGGGCATTTACGATGCCTCGCCGGGCGGGGCGTGGCGGCGCGTCGGCGAATTCGACTCAGGCGGCATCGGCCCGCACGAAGTCGTGTTGATGCCCGACGGCAAGACGCTGTGCGTGGCCAACGGCGGCATTCTGACGCATCCCGACTACGGCAAGCTGGAACTCAACCTGGATACGATGCGGCCGTCGCTGGCCTACATCGACGCGGCCAGCGGCCAACTGCTGGAAAAGGTGGAACTGGCGCCCGCGTTGCATCGCTTGTCGATCCGGCATCTGGCGCTGGCGGCTGATGGCTGCGTGTGGTTCGGCTGCCAATACATGGGGCCCGCCGCCGACCGGCCCGCGCTGGTGGGACGGCATCGCCGAGGCGCGCCGCTGGAACTATTCGAAGGGCCGGCCGAGACGCTGCGCAATATGCGCAACTACGTGGGCTCGGTCACGGTGGACGCGGCGGGCGGCATCATCGCCACGTCCAGCCCCGTGGGCGGGCAGGTGATCTATTGGGACGCGGCCAGCGGCCGCTGCCTGGGCACGACGCAATTGGCCGACGGCTGCGGCGTGGCGCCCGCGCCGCAAGCCGGCTTTCTGGTCAGCAGCGGTTTGGGCGCCATGTTGCGCACCGATGCCGCGGGCCATGAAACGCCGGTGCTGCCGCCGTCGCGCGAACAGTCCTGGGACAACCACTTCCGCATCGTTCCGGCCTGA
- a CDS encoding Bug family tripartite tricarboxylate transporter substrate binding protein, producing MTTGQKPGLRRFAATLLATAASAFAMGSAHAAYPDKPVRIVVGFSAGGTTDVIARIMAKELTESLGQSFVVENKPGAGSNIATDQVKRADPDGYTLLFVAVTSAINQTLYKNVNFDLTKDFAPVALGAKVPNILVVNPQVPVKSVKELVDYAKKNPGKLAFASSGSGTSIHMAGELFKMKAGIDVLHVPYKGSAPAMTDLIGGQVQFMFDNMPSAWPHAQTGKLRALAVTTTDRSKSAPDLPTMQESGFEGFDVSSWFGLLAPAGTPPEVINKLNAAMQKALDTPSVQTSYEKLGAVGVKTTPAEFGAFIKSEVEGWAPVVKASGAKVD from the coding sequence ATGACTACAGGTCAAAAGCCTGGCCTGCGGCGTTTCGCCGCCACCCTTCTGGCCACCGCCGCAAGCGCATTCGCAATGGGTTCCGCACACGCTGCCTACCCTGACAAGCCCGTCCGTATCGTGGTCGGTTTTTCCGCCGGTGGCACCACCGACGTGATCGCCCGCATCATGGCCAAGGAACTTACCGAGTCCCTGGGCCAATCGTTCGTGGTTGAAAACAAGCCGGGCGCCGGCAGCAACATCGCCACCGACCAGGTCAAGCGCGCCGACCCGGACGGCTACACGCTGCTGTTCGTGGCCGTGACCAGCGCCATCAACCAGACGCTGTACAAGAACGTCAACTTTGACCTGACCAAGGATTTCGCCCCGGTGGCGCTTGGCGCGAAAGTGCCGAACATCCTGGTCGTGAACCCGCAAGTGCCGGTGAAGTCGGTCAAGGAACTGGTCGACTACGCGAAGAAGAACCCCGGCAAGCTGGCATTTGCCTCGTCGGGCAGCGGCACGTCCATCCATATGGCGGGCGAGCTCTTCAAGATGAAGGCGGGTATCGACGTCCTGCACGTGCCTTACAAGGGCAGCGCCCCGGCCATGACCGACCTGATCGGCGGCCAGGTGCAGTTCATGTTCGACAACATGCCGTCTGCCTGGCCGCACGCCCAAACGGGCAAGCTGCGCGCTCTGGCCGTGACCACCACCGACCGCTCCAAGAGCGCGCCGGACCTGCCCACGATGCAGGAATCGGGCTTTGAGGGTTTCGACGTGTCGTCGTGGTTTGGCCTGTTGGCGCCGGCCGGTACGCCGCCGGAAGTGATCAACAAGCTGAACGCCGCCATGCAGAAGGCCTTGGACACCCCCTCCGTGCAGACCAGCTATGAGAAGCTGGGCGCCGTGGGCGTGAAGACGACGCCGGCCGAATTTGGCGCGTTCATCAAGTCGGAAGTCGAGGGCTGGGCCCCGGTGGTCAAGGCCTCGGGCGCCAAGGTGGACTGA
- a CDS encoding inositol monophosphatase family protein: protein MHPMLNIAIKAARRAGTIINRASMDLERLSVARKGPRDYVTEVDRAAEESIVETLHAAYPDHAVLGEEFGLQGPDQAEFQWIIDPLDGTTNFIHGLPNYAVSIALTQRGQVTQAVIYDPSRNELFTASRGSGTFLNDRRVRVSGRTRYHEALLGAHWPNAGDPEQGSQRFRHMAENVTGVRRMGSTVLDLAYVASGRLDGFCGVGLKTWDLAAGSLMVLEAGGLIADFDGEQGWMDSGNVLAATPKIFTQMLGSLNPPSAA, encoded by the coding sequence ATGCACCCGATGCTCAACATCGCCATCAAGGCGGCCCGGCGTGCCGGCACCATTATCAACCGTGCCAGCATGGATTTGGAACGACTCAGCGTGGCTCGCAAGGGGCCGCGCGATTATGTCACGGAAGTCGATCGCGCCGCCGAGGAGTCCATCGTCGAGACCCTGCATGCCGCTTACCCGGACCATGCCGTGCTGGGCGAGGAATTCGGGCTGCAAGGTCCCGACCAGGCTGAATTCCAATGGATCATCGATCCCCTGGACGGCACGACGAACTTCATCCACGGCCTGCCCAACTACGCCGTGTCGATCGCGCTGACGCAGCGCGGCCAAGTGACGCAAGCGGTCATCTATGACCCCTCGCGCAACGAACTGTTCACGGCTAGCCGTGGCAGCGGCACCTTCCTGAACGACCGCCGCGTGCGCGTCTCGGGCCGCACTCGGTACCACGAAGCGCTGCTGGGCGCCCACTGGCCCAACGCCGGCGACCCTGAACAGGGTTCGCAGCGCTTCCGCCACATGGCGGAAAACGTCACCGGCGTGCGTCGCATGGGCTCCACCGTGCTGGACCTGGCCTACGTGGCCAGCGGCCGCCTGGATGGTTTCTGCGGCGTGGGCTTGAAGACCTGGGATCTGGCGGCCGGCAGCCTGATGGTGCTGGAAGCCGGCGGCCTGATCGCCGACTTCGATGGCGAGCAAGGCTGGATGGACAGCGGCAACGTGCTGGCCGCCACGCCCAAGATCTTCACGCAAATGCTGGGCTCGCTGAACCCGCCGTCGGCGGCCTGA
- a CDS encoding mechanosensitive ion channel family protein yields MEDALNEFNAWAPRLVEMGINLLVALLILIIGWWVSSLLGSWVRRAATRSSKIDPTIVPMFYSTVVWAVRIFTVIAVLARFGVQTASLIAVLGAAGLAVGLALQGTLQNIAAGIMLLILRPIRAGEYVALSSGSEGTVEEVGLFLTRLVQGDGIHLTLPNSTVWNATIINYSRNKTRRLDIPVPVRYGDDLNAVLAKLNEIVAARPDALKDPEPQVKVFEYKESGVIVNVRVWAESSKYWDLRWGLYQQIRTSLEAAGFQPPIPLREIQNPKTAGNADAAA; encoded by the coding sequence ATGGAAGACGCCTTGAACGAATTCAACGCCTGGGCCCCCAGGCTGGTGGAGATGGGCATCAATTTGCTGGTCGCCCTGTTGATCCTGATCATCGGCTGGTGGGTGTCGTCGTTGCTGGGCAGTTGGGTTCGACGCGCCGCCACACGGTCCAGCAAGATCGATCCGACCATCGTGCCGATGTTCTACAGCACGGTCGTCTGGGCGGTGCGTATCTTCACGGTGATCGCGGTGCTGGCGCGCTTTGGCGTGCAGACGGCAAGCCTGATCGCGGTCTTGGGCGCCGCCGGCCTGGCAGTCGGTTTGGCCTTGCAAGGCACGCTGCAAAACATCGCGGCCGGCATCATGCTGCTGATCCTTCGGCCTATCCGCGCCGGTGAATACGTGGCCCTGAGTTCGGGCTCCGAAGGCACGGTGGAAGAGGTCGGCCTGTTCCTGACCCGCCTGGTCCAGGGGGACGGCATTCATCTGACCCTGCCTAACAGCACGGTATGGAACGCCACCATCATCAACTACAGCCGCAACAAAACCCGTCGTCTGGATATCCCGGTGCCGGTGCGCTATGGCGATGATCTAAACGCGGTGCTGGCCAAGCTGAACGAAATCGTGGCCGCGCGTCCGGATGCGCTGAAGGACCCGGAACCGCAGGTGAAGGTGTTCGAATACAAGGAAAGCGGCGTCATCGTGAACGTGCGCGTGTGGGCCGAAAGCAGCAAGTACTGGGACCTGCGCTGGGGCCTGTACCAGCAGATTCGCACGTCGCTGGAAGCGGCCGGCTTCCAACCGCCGATTCCGCTGCGCGAAATCCAGAACCCCAAGACGGCGGGCAACGCCGACGCGGCGGCCTGA
- a CDS encoding di-heme oxidoredictase family protein, translating into MKLVLAAVLAASAHAGAAATEVTAGRDDLTPEDQKRVTAITAPTRDFSKVESFETMQAGAATTNKLINADIFSQPSANMSFEGRQEFQVGNGLFRKDWVSAPASTQASDGLGPLFNARSCQACHTKDGRGTVPGFDPLERTDAVALLLRLAVPHGPDRGHPKLAPGEIAELPEPVYGVQLQNFAVAGLPAEGRMEIEYEPIPVALNGGETATLMKPTYRIENPGYGPMRADTQISPRLAPPMIGLGLLESIHEADILANVGADKRDGIVGKPNWVTDARTGQRALGRFNLKAGQPTVEQQSAAAFSNDMGLSTPMFPKHSGDCTPAQKQCLDMPHGAQPRFGPEEVPAKLMDFITTYSTNLAVPQRRDADDARVLAGKKLFYEANCVACHVPKYVTSRNAKQPEHRFQLIWPYTDMLVHDMGDDLADGVSDGQANGREWRTPPLWGIGLTKTVNPSATWLHDGRARTLLEAVLWHGGAGKPSRDRVVAMTPEERADLIRFLESL; encoded by the coding sequence GTGAAACTCGTACTAGCCGCCGTACTGGCGGCGTCGGCTCATGCCGGCGCCGCCGCCACTGAAGTGACCGCCGGGCGTGATGACCTCACGCCCGAAGACCAAAAGCGCGTCACCGCCATCACCGCGCCCACGCGCGACTTTTCAAAGGTCGAATCCTTTGAAACCATGCAGGCGGGCGCCGCGACCACCAACAAACTGATCAACGCCGATATCTTTTCCCAACCCTCGGCCAACATGAGCTTCGAGGGGCGCCAGGAATTCCAGGTTGGCAATGGCCTGTTCCGCAAGGACTGGGTGTCGGCGCCGGCCTCGACGCAGGCGTCCGATGGCCTGGGCCCGCTATTCAACGCGCGCTCTTGCCAGGCCTGTCATACCAAGGACGGACGCGGCACGGTGCCCGGGTTCGATCCCTTGGAACGCACGGACGCCGTGGCGCTGCTGTTGCGCCTGGCCGTGCCGCACGGCCCCGACCGTGGCCACCCCAAGCTGGCCCCGGGCGAAATCGCCGAGCTTCCCGAACCCGTCTACGGCGTGCAGTTGCAGAACTTCGCGGTGGCGGGGCTGCCTGCCGAAGGCCGCATGGAGATCGAATACGAGCCCATTCCGGTGGCCTTGAATGGCGGCGAAACCGCCACGCTGATGAAGCCCACTTACCGCATCGAAAACCCCGGCTACGGCCCGATGCGCGCCGACACGCAGATCTCGCCACGCCTGGCGCCGCCGATGATCGGCCTGGGCTTGCTGGAATCCATCCACGAAGCCGACATCCTGGCCAACGTGGGGGCGGACAAGCGCGATGGCATCGTCGGCAAACCCAACTGGGTGACCGATGCGCGCACCGGCCAGCGCGCGCTGGGGCGCTTCAACCTGAAGGCCGGCCAACCCACCGTCGAACAGCAGAGCGCCGCGGCGTTCTCCAACGACATGGGCTTGTCCACGCCAATGTTCCCCAAGCATTCGGGCGATTGCACGCCCGCGCAGAAGCAGTGCCTGGACATGCCGCACGGGGCGCAGCCGCGCTTTGGTCCGGAAGAAGTGCCGGCCAAGCTGATGGACTTCATCACCACCTATTCCACCAACCTGGCCGTGCCGCAGCGCCGCGACGCGGACGACGCGCGCGTGCTGGCGGGCAAGAAGCTGTTCTATGAAGCCAATTGCGTGGCGTGCCACGTGCCCAAGTACGTGACGAGCCGCAACGCCAAGCAGCCGGAGCATCGCTTCCAACTGATCTGGCCCTACACCGACATGCTGGTGCACGACATGGGCGACGACCTGGCCGATGGTGTGTCCGACGGCCAGGCCAATGGCCGCGAATGGCGCACGCCGCCGCTGTGGGGCATCGGCCTGACCAAGACCGTGAACCCGTCGGCCACCTGGCTGCATGACGGGCGCGCGCGCACCTTGCTGGAAGCCGTGCTGTGGCATGGCGGCGCGGGCAAGCCCTCGCGCGATCGCGTGGTGGCGATGACGCCTGAAGAGCGCGCCGATCTGATCCGTTTCCTGGAGTCGCTGTAA
- a CDS encoding imelysin family protein, translating into MPADLGERLARDYARPAVGKMVDAAAALDGALGGWCAKPDAAGAARVGEAYTQLALAWSGVEILRFGPLVQANRFERLAFWPDTRGVMPRQVQQLIAAKDEALLAPGALAGRSVAVQGLPALEYVLYGDPALLKSNAQSTAPTFAYACGYARAVAANVATISRDVAQAWSAQGDFGRQFAKPQSGNDLYRNSQEVAAEAMKALSTGLQFARDVKILPVLGESPDAARPKRAAFWRSGLSTRLLAANLDGLKAFYQAGAYPLPAGDEWIDGSVRGELQAAAQTLQAVPVPLDTALQAEEGRRLLLLATLTLKNAKDIVDQNLAPALGVTIGFNALDGD; encoded by the coding sequence CTGCCGGCTGACCTGGGCGAACGGCTGGCGCGTGATTACGCGCGTCCGGCAGTGGGCAAGATGGTGGATGCTGCCGCCGCGCTGGACGGCGCGCTGGGCGGCTGGTGCGCCAAGCCGGATGCAGCAGGCGCGGCGCGTGTGGGTGAGGCCTACACGCAATTGGCGCTGGCTTGGTCGGGCGTGGAGATTCTGCGCTTTGGGCCGCTGGTGCAGGCCAACCGCTTTGAGCGGCTGGCGTTCTGGCCCGACACGCGCGGCGTGATGCCCCGGCAAGTGCAGCAACTGATTGCTGCCAAGGACGAAGCCTTGCTGGCGCCCGGCGCGCTGGCCGGCCGCAGCGTGGCGGTGCAAGGGCTGCCCGCGTTGGAATATGTGCTGTACGGCGACCCGGCGCTGCTGAAGTCGAACGCGCAAAGCACCGCGCCTACCTTCGCCTACGCGTGCGGCTATGCGCGCGCGGTGGCCGCCAACGTCGCGACGATATCGCGCGATGTGGCGCAGGCCTGGAGCGCGCAGGGCGATTTTGGCCGCCAGTTCGCCAAGCCGCAGTCGGGCAACGACCTGTACCGCAACTCGCAGGAAGTTGCGGCCGAAGCCATGAAGGCCTTGTCGACCGGCCTGCAATTTGCGCGCGACGTAAAGATCTTGCCGGTGCTGGGCGAGTCGCCAGATGCCGCGCGGCCCAAGCGCGCGGCATTCTGGCGCAGCGGGCTGTCCACGCGCCTGTTGGCCGCGAACCTGGACGGCCTGAAGGCGTTTTACCAGGCTGGCGCGTACCCCTTACCGGCGGGCGATGAGTGGATAGACGGCTCGGTGCGTGGCGAACTGCAGGCCGCCGCGCAAACCCTGCAAGCCGTGCCGGTGCCGCTGGACACGGCGCTGCAAGCTGAAGAAGGCCGCCGCCTGTTGTTGCTGGCTACTCTGACTCTGAAGAACGCCAAGGACATCGTCGACCAGAACCTGGCGCCCGCCTTGGGCGTCACCATCGGATTCAATGCGCTTGATGGTGATTGA
- a CDS encoding RNA methyltransferase, with amino-acid sequence MTQAFSRVRFIMVNPSHPGNVGSAARAIKTMGFSELVLVEPKFPDVTTQPEAVALASGALDVLENARIYPSLEEALAPVTMAFALTARVRDLGPPPCDIRQAADLARAHLASTAEGVTAVVLGTERAGLTNAQIALCHRICHIPANPEYSSLNVAQALQLAAWELRYALLVEQGAALLPASTAQEPSRGAEPASGEAVQAFLAHWEEALVGVQFLDPAHPKKLMPRMRHLFSRPALTRDEVDMLRGVCTAMLATARKGQAKK; translated from the coding sequence ATGACTCAAGCATTTTCACGTGTTCGCTTCATTATGGTGAACCCCAGCCACCCCGGAAACGTCGGTTCGGCGGCCCGTGCCATCAAGACAATGGGCTTCTCCGAATTGGTCTTGGTAGAGCCTAAATTTCCAGATGTAACTACCCAGCCAGAGGCCGTGGCCTTGGCCAGCGGCGCGCTGGACGTGCTGGAAAACGCACGCATCTACCCCTCATTGGAAGAAGCGCTGGCCCCGGTGACGATGGCCTTCGCCCTGACCGCGCGGGTGCGCGACCTGGGCCCCCCGCCCTGCGACATCCGCCAGGCGGCCGACCTGGCCCGCGCGCATCTGGCCAGCACGGCCGAGGGCGTGACCGCCGTGGTGCTGGGCACCGAGCGGGCCGGGCTGACCAACGCGCAGATCGCGCTGTGCCACCGCATCTGCCACATTCCCGCCAACCCCGAATACAGCTCGCTCAACGTGGCCCAGGCGCTGCAACTGGCCGCCTGGGAGTTGCGCTATGCGCTGCTGGTGGAACAGGGCGCCGCCCTGCTGCCCGCCTCGACCGCGCAGGAACCGTCGCGCGGCGCCGAGCCCGCCTCGGGCGAGGCCGTGCAGGCGTTCCTGGCGCACTGGGAAGAGGCGCTGGTCGGCGTGCAGTTCCTGGACCCCGCCCATCCCAAGAAGCTGATGCCGCGCATGCGGCACCTGTTTTCACGCCCCGCGCTCACCCGTGACGAAGTGGACATGCTGCGCGGCGTCTGCACCGCCATGCTGGCCACGGCACGCAAAGGCCAGGCAAAAAAATAG
- a CDS encoding IclR family transcriptional regulator translates to MPDSDAASAGPRTLRRGLAVLAALRDQGPDGLSVTDIARLTGIQRPTIYRLLAALLDAGLVLPVTGTKKYRAQLAVDPDTRSRDPRVRQLLPVLRRLADRTGDAVFLVVREDDDSISLHREIGSYPVQILATYAGKRQPLGVGSGGMALLAALPDDLARGIVERNSGRLDEYGGMTPQEMYRLIDNTRARGYSVVGNHAVRGALGVGCALLDAHGSPLLAVSVTAIIDRMPAQRQREIAGWIKAELARLVMQA, encoded by the coding sequence ATGCCAGACAGTGATGCCGCGTCAGCAGGCCCACGTACCTTGCGGCGCGGACTGGCCGTGCTGGCCGCCCTGCGCGACCAAGGGCCCGATGGCCTCAGCGTGACCGATATCGCCCGCTTGACGGGCATACAGCGCCCCACCATTTACCGCCTGCTGGCCGCCCTGCTTGATGCCGGGCTGGTGCTGCCGGTTACGGGCACCAAAAAGTACCGCGCCCAATTGGCGGTGGATCCCGACACGCGCTCACGCGATCCGCGCGTGCGCCAACTGCTGCCGGTGCTGCGCCGCCTGGCCGACCGCACGGGCGACGCCGTCTTCCTGGTGGTGCGCGAAGACGACGATTCCATCAGCCTGCATCGCGAGATCGGCAGCTACCCGGTACAGATCCTTGCCACCTATGCCGGCAAGCGTCAGCCGCTGGGCGTGGGCTCGGGCGGCATGGCCTTGCTGGCCGCGTTGCCGGACGACCTGGCGCGCGGCATCGTGGAACGCAATTCGGGCCGGCTGGACGAGTACGGCGGCATGACGCCCCAGGAAATGTACCGACTGATCGACAACACCCGCGCGCGCGGCTATTCGGTAGTGGGCAACCACGCCGTGCGCGGCGCGCTGGGCGTGGGCTGCGCCCTGCTGGACGCACACGGCTCGCCGCTGCTGGCGGTTAGCGTCACGGCCATCATCGACCGCATGCCGGCCCAGCGCCAGCGTGAAATCGCGGGCTGGATCAAGGCGGAATTGGCGCGGCTGGTCATGCAGGCCTGA